CTGCTGCGCGAGGATATTCCATTTGCTCTTGGTGGTCGCAAGGCCGTCGAGCAGCCACTTCTCTTGCTTCTCTCCCAGCAGCGTTTGCTTCGGGTCGAGTGCTTCAGAGCACTGCGGCTTGTTCCCATCGCCACAGGGCTGATCGCTCCGATACTGGCGTGTGTCGAGCACGTCGAAAGTGGCCAGATTTCCGTAGTGCAGCCGACGATAGAGGAGCATATCGGGCCCCTTCGGCAAGCAGGCTTTGCGGAGCGGCATATGCTCGTAGTAGGCCTGATAGGCACTAGCGCGCCGCGCAAGAAAATCTTCCTTCTTGACGTTCGCCTCTTCCGAAATATCAGCTGCGCAGTTGTTATCGAACTCGTGATCGTCCCACGTTACAATCCACGGCACTTGCTGATGCATCGCCTGTAAGAAGATATCGGTCTTATATTGAGCATGACGATTGCGGTAGTCGTCGAGCGTATTAATCTCGGGGCCGACATGGGTGCGAAGTCCATCAGGACGTCCCTTCCCCTCATAAATATAGTCACCCAAGTGAACTACTAAATCTAAACCATCCTGGGCCATATGCTCATAAGCAGTGTAAAGCCCCGATTCCCAGTGCTGACAGCTCGCAAAAGCAAAACGCATCTTGCTGGCCACTGTCTCGATGGTCGGCATGGTGCGTGTGCGACCAATGGGGCTCAATTCGCCGGCCGCTTTGAAGCGAAAGAAGTACCAGCGATCGGGCGCGAGGCCATCGACCTCGACATGTACACAGTGACCCCACTCGGGCGTCGCGGTGGTGGTCCCTTCGCGGA
This window of the Pirellula staleyi DSM 6068 genome carries:
- a CDS encoding alkaline phosphatase D family protein: MARRIIDVSRRGFLLGTASLAAAAMWSDRALGITLKNVNLADNPFQLGVASGDPDSKSVVIWTRLAPKPLEGGGMPKEAVEVSWQVADDEGMTKIVREGTTTATPEWGHCVHVEVDGLAPDRWYFFRFKAAGELSPIGRTRTMPTIETVASKMRFAFASCQHWESGLYTAYEHMAQDGLDLVVHLGDYIYEGKGRPDGLRTHVGPEINTLDDYRNRHAQYKTDIFLQAMHQQVPWIVTWDDHEFDNNCAADISEEANVKKEDFLARRASAYQAYYEHMPLRKACLPKGPDMLLYRRLHYGNLATFDVLDTRQYRSDQPCGDGNKPQCSEALDPKQTLLGEKQEKWLLDGLATTKSKWNILAQQVMMARSDRKAGPEQTFSMDQWPGYEINRRRLLKAFNDLKVPGPVVLTGDIHTNWANNLIADFDNLDSKVVASEFVGTSISSGGNGAEATPSVLAAIAENPFVKFHNAERGYVRCEVTPEKWTTDFCTVPYVDRPGAPLVKRASFVVEQTKPGIESA